A region from the Sebastes umbrosus isolate fSebUmb1 chromosome 18, fSebUmb1.pri, whole genome shotgun sequence genome encodes:
- the LOC119477597 gene encoding uncharacterized protein LOC119477597, with protein MSPFMASLGYQPPLFSVQEEAVAVPSVQANIQRCRRIWREVRSALLRSAARNQHLADRHRSPAPTYQPGQKVWLSSRDLPLQVESHKLAPRYIGPFEVDKIINPTAIKLKLPSSLRVHPTFHVSLLKPVSSSPLCPPAEPPPPPRIIDNHPAFTVRRILDVRRRGRGFRFLVDWEGYGPEERSWVPRSFFLDASLIRDYYREHPDKPGAPGGAR; from the coding sequence ATGTCccccttcatggcctctctagGCTATCAACCTCCCCTCTTCTCAGTCCAGGAGGAGGCTGTGGCAGTGCCATCGGTCCAGGCCAACATCCAAAGGTGTCGGCGGATTTGGAGAGAGGTCCGGTCTGCCCTTCTCCGTTCAGCTGCCCGGAATCAACACCTTGCTGACCGCCATCGATCCCCTGCACCCACTTACCAACCCGGTCAAAAGGTATGGCTTTCCTCCCGTGACTTGCCCCTTCAGGTGGAGTCCCATAAATTGGCTCCCCGATACATTGGACCTTTTGAAGTTGACAAGATCATTAATCCCACTGCTATCAAGTTAAAGTTGCCTTCATCTCTGAGAGTCCACCCCACGTTCCATGTTTCGCTGCTTAAGCCTGTGTCTTCCAGCCCCTTGTGCCCTCCAGCCgaaccccctccacccccccggaTCATCGACAATCACCCTGCCTTCACTGTTCGGCGGATTCTGGACGTCCGCCGCCGAGGCCGGGGGTTCCGGTTCTTGGTTGACTGGGAGGGTTATGGCCCAGAGGAACGCTCATGGGTCCCGCGCAGCTTCTTTCTGGATGCCTCCCTCATTCGGGACTATTATCGGGAGCATCCAGACAAGCCTGGGGCGCCTGGAGGCGCCCGTTGA